One genomic window of Equus caballus isolate H_3958 breed thoroughbred chromosome 6, TB-T2T, whole genome shotgun sequence includes the following:
- the PHC1 gene encoding polyhomeotic-like protein 1 isoform X3 produces METESEQNSSSTNGSSSSGGSSRPQIAQMSLYERQAVQALQALQRQPNAAQYFHQFMLQQQLSNAQLHSLAAVQQATIAASRQASSPNTSTAQQQTTTTQASINLATTSAAQLISRSQSVSSPSATTLTQSVLLGNTTSPPLNQSQAQMYLRPQLGNLLQVNRTLGRNVPLASQLILMPNGAVAAVQQEVPSAQSPGVHTDADQVQNLAVRNQQASAQGPQMQGSTQKAIPPGASPVSSLSQASSQALAVAQASSGASGQSLNLSQAGGGSGNSIPGPMGPGGGGQAPGGLGQLPSSGMGGGGSCPRKGTGVVQPLPAAQTVTVSQGSQTEAESAAAKKAEADGSGQQNVGMNLTRTATPAPSQTLISSATYTQIQPHSLIQQQQQIHLQQKQVVIQQQIAIHHQQQFQHRQSQLLHTATHLQLAQQQQQQQQQQPQQQATTLTAPQTPQVPPTQQVPPSQSQQQAQTLVVQPMLQSSPMSLPPDPTPKPPIPIQSKPPVAPIKPPQLGAAKMSATQQPPPHIPVQVVGTRQPGTAQAQALGLAQLAAAVPTSRGMPGTVQPGQAHLASSPPSSQTPGALQECPPTLASGMTLAPVQGTAHVVKGGATTSSPVVAQVPAAFYMQSVHLPGKPQTLAVKRKAESEEERDDVSTLGSMLPAKASPVAESPKVMEEKSSLGEKAEPVTSVNANTPSSELVALAPAPSAPPPTLAMVSRQMGDSRPPQAIVKPQILTHIIEGFVIQEGAEPFPVGCSQLLKESEKPLQTGLSTGLNENQSGGPLGGDSPSAELDKKANLLKCEYCGKYAPAEQFRGSKRFCSMTCAKRYNVSCSHQFRLKRKKMKEFQEANYARVRRRGPRRSSSDIARAKIQGKRHRGQEDSSRGSDNSSYDEALSPTSPGPLSVRAGHGERDLGNPNTAPPTPELHGINPVFLSSNPSRWSVEEVYEFIASLQGCQEIAEEFRSQEIDGQALLLLKEEHLMSAMNIKLGPALKICAKINVLKET; encoded by the exons ATGGAGACTGAGAGTGAGCAGAACTCTAGCTCCACCAATGGGAGTTCCAGCTCTGGGGGCAGCTCTCGGCCCCAGATAGCTCAGATGTCACTGTATGAACGACAAGCAGTGCAG gCCCTGCAGGCGCTGCAGCGTCAGCCTAATGCGGCTCAGTATTTCCACCAGTTCATGCTTCAGCAGCAGCTCAGCAATGCCCAGCTGCATAGCCTGGCTGCCGTCCAGCAG GCCACAATTGCTGCCAGTCGGCAGGCCAGCTCTCCAAACACCAGCACCGCACAGCAGCAGACTACCACCACCCAGGCCTCA ATCAATCTGGCCACCACGTCGGCCGCGCAGCTCATCAGCCGATCCCAGAGTGTGAGCTCTCCCAGTGCTACCACTTTGACCCAATCTGTGCTACTGGGGAacaccacctccccacccctcaaccAGTCCCAGGCCCAGATGTATCTACGG CCACAGCTGGGAAACCTATTGCAGGTAAACCGGACCCTGGGCCGGAATGTGCCTCTAGCCTCCCAGCTCATCCTGATGCCTAACGGGGCAGTGGCTGCAGTCCAGCAGGAGGTGCCATCTGCTCAGTCTCCCGGAGTTCATACAGATGCAGATCAG GTGCAGAACTTGGCAGTGAGGAACCAACAGGCCTCAGCCCAAGGACCCCAAATGCAAGGCTCTACTCAGAAGGCCATTCCTCCTGGAGCCTCCCCTGTCTCTAGCCTGTCCCAGGCCTCTAGCCAGGCCCTAGCTGTGGCGCAGGCTTCCTCTGGGGCCTCAGGCCAGTCCCTCAACCTTAGTCAGGCTGGTGGAGGCAGTGGTAATAGCATCCCAGGGCCCATGGGTCCAGGTGGAGGTGGCCAGGCACCTGGGGGCTTGGGGCAGTTACCTTCCTCAGGAATGGGTGGTGGTGGGAGCTGTCCCAGGAAGGGCACAGGAGTGGTGCAGCCCTTGCCTGCAGCCCAAACAGTGACTGTGAGTCAGGGCAGCCAgacagaagcagaaagtgcagCGGCCAAGAAGGCGGAAGCAGATGGGTCTGGTCAGCAGAATGTGGGCATGAACCTGACACGGACAGCTACACCTGCTCCCAGCCAGACCCTTATTAGCTCAG CCACCTACACACAGATCCAGCCCCATTCTCTGATTCAGCAACAGCAACAGATCCACCTCCAGCAGAAACAGGTGGTAATCCAGCAGCAGATTGCCATCCACCACCAGCAACAGTTCCAGCACCGTCAATCCCAGCTACTCCACACAGCCACACACCTCCAGTTggcgcagcagcagcagcagcagcagcagcagcagccacagcagcaaGCCACAACTCTCACTGCCCCTCAAACACCACAGGTCCCACCTACTCAGCAGGTCCCACCTTCCCAGTCCCAGCAGCAAGCCCAAACCCTGGTTGTTCAACCTATGCTTCAGTCTTCACCCATGTCCCTCCCACCTGATCCAACCCCCAAGCCGCCCATCCCCATCCAGTCCAAACCACCTGTAGCACCTATCAAGCCTCCTCAGTTAGGGGCTGCTAAGATGTCAGCTACCCAGCAACCACCACCCCATATTCCTGTGCAAGTTGTGGGCACCCGACAGCCAGGTACAGCCCAGGCACAGGCTTTGGGGTTGGCACAGCTGGCAGCCGCTGTACCTACTTCCCGGGGGATGCCAGGTACAGTGCAGCCTGGTCAGGCCCATTTGGCCTCCTCGCCACCTTCATCCCAGACTCCTGGTGCACTGCAGGAGTGCCCTCCCACATTGGCCTCTGGCATGACCCTTGCTCCTGTGCAGGGGACAGCACATGTGGTAAAGGGTGGGGCTACCACCTCTTCACCTGTTGTAGCCCAGGTCCCTGCTGCCTTCTACATGCAGTCTGTGCACCTGCCG GGCAAACCTCAGACACTGGCTGTCAAACGCAAGGCTGagtctgaggaggagagagatgacGTTTCCACACTGGGTTCAATGCTTCCTGCCAAGGCATCTCCAGTAGCAGAGAGCCCAAAAGTCATGGAGGAGAAGAGTAGTCTTGGAG AGAAAGCTGAACCAGTGACCAGTGTGAATGCTAATACCCCAAGCAGTGAACTAGTAGCCTTGGCTCCTGCCCCATCAGCGCCACCTCCTACGCTAGCCATGGTGTCCAGACAGATGGGTGACTCAAGACCCCCACAGGCCATTGTGAAGCCTCAGATTCTCACCCACATCATTGAAGGCTTCGTTATCCAGGAAGGAGCAGAACCTTTCCCG GTGGGTTGTTCTCAGTTACTGAAAGAGTCTGAGAAGCCACTACAGACGGGCCTCTCGACAGGGCTGAATGAGAATCAGTCAGGTGGCCCCTTGGGAGGGGACAGCCCATCTGCTG AGCTGGATAAGAAGGCGAATCTCCTGAAGTGTGAGTACTGTGGGAAGTACGCCCCTGCAGAGCAGTTTCGCGGCTCCAAGAGATTCTGCTCCATGACTTGCGCTAAGAG GTATAATGTGAGCTGTAGCCACCAGTTCCggctcaagaggaaaaaaatgaaagagtttCAAGAAGCCAACTACGCTCGTGTTCGTCGGCGTGGACCCCGCCGCAGCTCCTCTGACATTGCCCGTGCCAAGATCCAGGGCAAGCGCCACCGG GGTCAAGAGGACTCTAGCCGGGGTTCAGATAATTCCAGTTACGATGAAGCACTCTCTCCAACATCTCCTGGGCCTTTATCAGTGAGAGCTGGGCATGGAGAACGTGACCTGGGGAACCCCAATACAGCTCCGCCTACACCAGAATTACATGGCATCAACCCTGTGTTCCTGTCCAGTAATCCGAGCCGTTGGAGTGTGGAGGAGGTGTATGAGTTTATCGCTTCTCTACAAG GCtgccaagagattgcagaggagTTTCGTTCCCAGGAGATTGATGGACAGGCCCTTTTATTACTTAAAGAGGAACATCTTATGAGTGCCATGAACATCAAGCTGGGCCCTGCCCTCAAGATCTGCGCCAAGATAAATGTCCTCAAGGAGACCTAA
- the PHC1 gene encoding polyhomeotic-like protein 1 isoform X6 has translation METESEQNSSSTNGSSSSGGSSRPQIAQMSLYERQAVQALQALQRQPNAAQYFHQFMLQQQLSNAQLHSLAAVQQATIAASRQASSPNTSTAQQQTTTTQASINLATTSAAQLISRSQSVSSPSATTLTQSVLLGNTTSPPLNQSQAQMYLRVQNLAVRNQQASAQGPQMQGSTQKAIPPGASPVSSLSQASSQALAVAQASSGASGQSLNLSQAGGGSGNSIPGPMGPGGGGQAPGGLGQLPSSGMGGGGSCPRKGTGVVQPLPAAQTVTVSQGSQTEAESAAAKKAEADGSGQQNVGMNLTRTATPAPSQTLISSATYTQIQPHSLIQQQQQIHLQQKQVVIQQQIAIHHQQQFQHRQSQLLHTATHLQLAQQQQQQQQQQPQQQATTLTAPQTPQVPPTQQVPPSQSQQQAQTLVVQPMLQSSPMSLPPDPTPKPPIPIQSKPPVAPIKPPQLGAAKMSATQQPPPHIPVQVVGTRQPGTAQAQALGLAQLAAAVPTSRGMPGTVQPGQAHLASSPPSSQTPGALQECPPTLASGMTLAPVQGTAHVVKGGATTSSPVVAQVPAAFYMQSVHLPGKPQTLAVKRKAESEEERDDVSTLGSMLPAKASPVAESPKVMEEKSSLGEKAEPVTSVNANTPSSELVALAPAPSAPPPTLAMVSRQMGDSRPPQAIVKPQILTHIIEGFVIQEGAEPFPVGCSQLLKESEKPLQTGLSTGLNENQSGGPLGGDSPSAELDKKANLLKCEYCGKYAPAEQFRGSKRFCSMTCAKRYNVSCSHQFRLKRKKMKEFQEANYARVRRRGPRRSSSDIARAKIQGKRHRGQEDSSRGSDNSSYDEALSPTSPGPLSVRAGHGERDLGNPNTAPPTPELHGINPVFLSSNPSRWSVEEVYEFIASLQGCQEIAEEFRSQEIDGQALLLLKEEHLMSAMNIKLGPALKICAKINVLKET, from the exons ATGGAGACTGAGAGTGAGCAGAACTCTAGCTCCACCAATGGGAGTTCCAGCTCTGGGGGCAGCTCTCGGCCCCAGATAGCTCAGATGTCACTGTATGAACGACAAGCAGTGCAG gCCCTGCAGGCGCTGCAGCGTCAGCCTAATGCGGCTCAGTATTTCCACCAGTTCATGCTTCAGCAGCAGCTCAGCAATGCCCAGCTGCATAGCCTGGCTGCCGTCCAGCAG GCCACAATTGCTGCCAGTCGGCAGGCCAGCTCTCCAAACACCAGCACCGCACAGCAGCAGACTACCACCACCCAGGCCTCA ATCAATCTGGCCACCACGTCGGCCGCGCAGCTCATCAGCCGATCCCAGAGTGTGAGCTCTCCCAGTGCTACCACTTTGACCCAATCTGTGCTACTGGGGAacaccacctccccacccctcaaccAGTCCCAGGCCCAGATGTATCTACGG GTGCAGAACTTGGCAGTGAGGAACCAACAGGCCTCAGCCCAAGGACCCCAAATGCAAGGCTCTACTCAGAAGGCCATTCCTCCTGGAGCCTCCCCTGTCTCTAGCCTGTCCCAGGCCTCTAGCCAGGCCCTAGCTGTGGCGCAGGCTTCCTCTGGGGCCTCAGGCCAGTCCCTCAACCTTAGTCAGGCTGGTGGAGGCAGTGGTAATAGCATCCCAGGGCCCATGGGTCCAGGTGGAGGTGGCCAGGCACCTGGGGGCTTGGGGCAGTTACCTTCCTCAGGAATGGGTGGTGGTGGGAGCTGTCCCAGGAAGGGCACAGGAGTGGTGCAGCCCTTGCCTGCAGCCCAAACAGTGACTGTGAGTCAGGGCAGCCAgacagaagcagaaagtgcagCGGCCAAGAAGGCGGAAGCAGATGGGTCTGGTCAGCAGAATGTGGGCATGAACCTGACACGGACAGCTACACCTGCTCCCAGCCAGACCCTTATTAGCTCAG CCACCTACACACAGATCCAGCCCCATTCTCTGATTCAGCAACAGCAACAGATCCACCTCCAGCAGAAACAGGTGGTAATCCAGCAGCAGATTGCCATCCACCACCAGCAACAGTTCCAGCACCGTCAATCCCAGCTACTCCACACAGCCACACACCTCCAGTTggcgcagcagcagcagcagcagcagcagcagcagccacagcagcaaGCCACAACTCTCACTGCCCCTCAAACACCACAGGTCCCACCTACTCAGCAGGTCCCACCTTCCCAGTCCCAGCAGCAAGCCCAAACCCTGGTTGTTCAACCTATGCTTCAGTCTTCACCCATGTCCCTCCCACCTGATCCAACCCCCAAGCCGCCCATCCCCATCCAGTCCAAACCACCTGTAGCACCTATCAAGCCTCCTCAGTTAGGGGCTGCTAAGATGTCAGCTACCCAGCAACCACCACCCCATATTCCTGTGCAAGTTGTGGGCACCCGACAGCCAGGTACAGCCCAGGCACAGGCTTTGGGGTTGGCACAGCTGGCAGCCGCTGTACCTACTTCCCGGGGGATGCCAGGTACAGTGCAGCCTGGTCAGGCCCATTTGGCCTCCTCGCCACCTTCATCCCAGACTCCTGGTGCACTGCAGGAGTGCCCTCCCACATTGGCCTCTGGCATGACCCTTGCTCCTGTGCAGGGGACAGCACATGTGGTAAAGGGTGGGGCTACCACCTCTTCACCTGTTGTAGCCCAGGTCCCTGCTGCCTTCTACATGCAGTCTGTGCACCTGCCG GGCAAACCTCAGACACTGGCTGTCAAACGCAAGGCTGagtctgaggaggagagagatgacGTTTCCACACTGGGTTCAATGCTTCCTGCCAAGGCATCTCCAGTAGCAGAGAGCCCAAAAGTCATGGAGGAGAAGAGTAGTCTTGGAG AGAAAGCTGAACCAGTGACCAGTGTGAATGCTAATACCCCAAGCAGTGAACTAGTAGCCTTGGCTCCTGCCCCATCAGCGCCACCTCCTACGCTAGCCATGGTGTCCAGACAGATGGGTGACTCAAGACCCCCACAGGCCATTGTGAAGCCTCAGATTCTCACCCACATCATTGAAGGCTTCGTTATCCAGGAAGGAGCAGAACCTTTCCCG GTGGGTTGTTCTCAGTTACTGAAAGAGTCTGAGAAGCCACTACAGACGGGCCTCTCGACAGGGCTGAATGAGAATCAGTCAGGTGGCCCCTTGGGAGGGGACAGCCCATCTGCTG AGCTGGATAAGAAGGCGAATCTCCTGAAGTGTGAGTACTGTGGGAAGTACGCCCCTGCAGAGCAGTTTCGCGGCTCCAAGAGATTCTGCTCCATGACTTGCGCTAAGAG GTATAATGTGAGCTGTAGCCACCAGTTCCggctcaagaggaaaaaaatgaaagagtttCAAGAAGCCAACTACGCTCGTGTTCGTCGGCGTGGACCCCGCCGCAGCTCCTCTGACATTGCCCGTGCCAAGATCCAGGGCAAGCGCCACCGG GGTCAAGAGGACTCTAGCCGGGGTTCAGATAATTCCAGTTACGATGAAGCACTCTCTCCAACATCTCCTGGGCCTTTATCAGTGAGAGCTGGGCATGGAGAACGTGACCTGGGGAACCCCAATACAGCTCCGCCTACACCAGAATTACATGGCATCAACCCTGTGTTCCTGTCCAGTAATCCGAGCCGTTGGAGTGTGGAGGAGGTGTATGAGTTTATCGCTTCTCTACAAG GCtgccaagagattgcagaggagTTTCGTTCCCAGGAGATTGATGGACAGGCCCTTTTATTACTTAAAGAGGAACATCTTATGAGTGCCATGAACATCAAGCTGGGCCCTGCCCTCAAGATCTGCGCCAAGATAAATGTCCTCAAGGAGACCTAA
- the PHC1 gene encoding polyhomeotic-like protein 1 isoform X4 gives METESEQNSSSTNGSSSSGGSSRPQIAQMSLYERQAVQALQALQRQPNAAQYFHQFMLQQQLSNAQLHSLAAVQQATIAASRQASSPNTSTAQQQTTTTQASINLATTSAAQLISRSQSVSSPSATTLTQSVLLGNTTSPPLNQSQAQMYLRVNRTLGRNVPLASQLILMPNGAVAAVQQEVPSAQSPGVHTDADQVQNLAVRNQQASAQGPQMQGSTQKAIPPGASPVSSLSQASSQALAVAQASSGASGQSLNLSQAGGGSGNSIPGPMGPGGGGQAPGGLGQLPSSGMGGGGSCPRKGTGVVQPLPAAQTVTVSQGSQTEAESAAAKKAEADGSGQQNVGMNLTRTATPAPSQTLISSATYTQIQPHSLIQQQQQIHLQQKQVVIQQQIAIHHQQQFQHRQSQLLHTATHLQLAQQQQQQQQQQPQQQATTLTAPQTPQVPPTQQVPPSQSQQQAQTLVVQPMLQSSPMSLPPDPTPKPPIPIQSKPPVAPIKPPQLGAAKMSATQQPPPHIPVQVVGTRQPGTAQAQALGLAQLAAAVPTSRGMPGTVQPGQAHLASSPPSSQTPGALQECPPTLASGMTLAPVQGTAHVVKGGATTSSPVVAQVPAAFYMQSVHLPGKPQTLAVKRKAESEEERDDVSTLGSMLPAKASPVAESPKVMEEKSSLGEKAEPVTSVNANTPSSELVALAPAPSAPPPTLAMVSRQMGDSRPPQAIVKPQILTHIIEGFVIQEGAEPFPVGCSQLLKESEKPLQTGLSTGLNENQSGGPLGGDSPSAELDKKANLLKCEYCGKYAPAEQFRGSKRFCSMTCAKRYNVSCSHQFRLKRKKMKEFQEANYARVRRRGPRRSSSDIARAKIQGKRHRGQEDSSRGSDNSSYDEALSPTSPGPLSVRAGHGERDLGNPNTAPPTPELHGINPVFLSSNPSRWSVEEVYEFIASLQGCQEIAEEFRSQEIDGQALLLLKEEHLMSAMNIKLGPALKICAKINVLKET, from the exons ATGGAGACTGAGAGTGAGCAGAACTCTAGCTCCACCAATGGGAGTTCCAGCTCTGGGGGCAGCTCTCGGCCCCAGATAGCTCAGATGTCACTGTATGAACGACAAGCAGTGCAG gCCCTGCAGGCGCTGCAGCGTCAGCCTAATGCGGCTCAGTATTTCCACCAGTTCATGCTTCAGCAGCAGCTCAGCAATGCCCAGCTGCATAGCCTGGCTGCCGTCCAGCAG GCCACAATTGCTGCCAGTCGGCAGGCCAGCTCTCCAAACACCAGCACCGCACAGCAGCAGACTACCACCACCCAGGCCTCA ATCAATCTGGCCACCACGTCGGCCGCGCAGCTCATCAGCCGATCCCAGAGTGTGAGCTCTCCCAGTGCTACCACTTTGACCCAATCTGTGCTACTGGGGAacaccacctccccacccctcaaccAGTCCCAGGCCCAGATGTATCTACGG GTAAACCGGACCCTGGGCCGGAATGTGCCTCTAGCCTCCCAGCTCATCCTGATGCCTAACGGGGCAGTGGCTGCAGTCCAGCAGGAGGTGCCATCTGCTCAGTCTCCCGGAGTTCATACAGATGCAGATCAG GTGCAGAACTTGGCAGTGAGGAACCAACAGGCCTCAGCCCAAGGACCCCAAATGCAAGGCTCTACTCAGAAGGCCATTCCTCCTGGAGCCTCCCCTGTCTCTAGCCTGTCCCAGGCCTCTAGCCAGGCCCTAGCTGTGGCGCAGGCTTCCTCTGGGGCCTCAGGCCAGTCCCTCAACCTTAGTCAGGCTGGTGGAGGCAGTGGTAATAGCATCCCAGGGCCCATGGGTCCAGGTGGAGGTGGCCAGGCACCTGGGGGCTTGGGGCAGTTACCTTCCTCAGGAATGGGTGGTGGTGGGAGCTGTCCCAGGAAGGGCACAGGAGTGGTGCAGCCCTTGCCTGCAGCCCAAACAGTGACTGTGAGTCAGGGCAGCCAgacagaagcagaaagtgcagCGGCCAAGAAGGCGGAAGCAGATGGGTCTGGTCAGCAGAATGTGGGCATGAACCTGACACGGACAGCTACACCTGCTCCCAGCCAGACCCTTATTAGCTCAG CCACCTACACACAGATCCAGCCCCATTCTCTGATTCAGCAACAGCAACAGATCCACCTCCAGCAGAAACAGGTGGTAATCCAGCAGCAGATTGCCATCCACCACCAGCAACAGTTCCAGCACCGTCAATCCCAGCTACTCCACACAGCCACACACCTCCAGTTggcgcagcagcagcagcagcagcagcagcagcagccacagcagcaaGCCACAACTCTCACTGCCCCTCAAACACCACAGGTCCCACCTACTCAGCAGGTCCCACCTTCCCAGTCCCAGCAGCAAGCCCAAACCCTGGTTGTTCAACCTATGCTTCAGTCTTCACCCATGTCCCTCCCACCTGATCCAACCCCCAAGCCGCCCATCCCCATCCAGTCCAAACCACCTGTAGCACCTATCAAGCCTCCTCAGTTAGGGGCTGCTAAGATGTCAGCTACCCAGCAACCACCACCCCATATTCCTGTGCAAGTTGTGGGCACCCGACAGCCAGGTACAGCCCAGGCACAGGCTTTGGGGTTGGCACAGCTGGCAGCCGCTGTACCTACTTCCCGGGGGATGCCAGGTACAGTGCAGCCTGGTCAGGCCCATTTGGCCTCCTCGCCACCTTCATCCCAGACTCCTGGTGCACTGCAGGAGTGCCCTCCCACATTGGCCTCTGGCATGACCCTTGCTCCTGTGCAGGGGACAGCACATGTGGTAAAGGGTGGGGCTACCACCTCTTCACCTGTTGTAGCCCAGGTCCCTGCTGCCTTCTACATGCAGTCTGTGCACCTGCCG GGCAAACCTCAGACACTGGCTGTCAAACGCAAGGCTGagtctgaggaggagagagatgacGTTTCCACACTGGGTTCAATGCTTCCTGCCAAGGCATCTCCAGTAGCAGAGAGCCCAAAAGTCATGGAGGAGAAGAGTAGTCTTGGAG AGAAAGCTGAACCAGTGACCAGTGTGAATGCTAATACCCCAAGCAGTGAACTAGTAGCCTTGGCTCCTGCCCCATCAGCGCCACCTCCTACGCTAGCCATGGTGTCCAGACAGATGGGTGACTCAAGACCCCCACAGGCCATTGTGAAGCCTCAGATTCTCACCCACATCATTGAAGGCTTCGTTATCCAGGAAGGAGCAGAACCTTTCCCG GTGGGTTGTTCTCAGTTACTGAAAGAGTCTGAGAAGCCACTACAGACGGGCCTCTCGACAGGGCTGAATGAGAATCAGTCAGGTGGCCCCTTGGGAGGGGACAGCCCATCTGCTG AGCTGGATAAGAAGGCGAATCTCCTGAAGTGTGAGTACTGTGGGAAGTACGCCCCTGCAGAGCAGTTTCGCGGCTCCAAGAGATTCTGCTCCATGACTTGCGCTAAGAG GTATAATGTGAGCTGTAGCCACCAGTTCCggctcaagaggaaaaaaatgaaagagtttCAAGAAGCCAACTACGCTCGTGTTCGTCGGCGTGGACCCCGCCGCAGCTCCTCTGACATTGCCCGTGCCAAGATCCAGGGCAAGCGCCACCGG GGTCAAGAGGACTCTAGCCGGGGTTCAGATAATTCCAGTTACGATGAAGCACTCTCTCCAACATCTCCTGGGCCTTTATCAGTGAGAGCTGGGCATGGAGAACGTGACCTGGGGAACCCCAATACAGCTCCGCCTACACCAGAATTACATGGCATCAACCCTGTGTTCCTGTCCAGTAATCCGAGCCGTTGGAGTGTGGAGGAGGTGTATGAGTTTATCGCTTCTCTACAAG GCtgccaagagattgcagaggagTTTCGTTCCCAGGAGATTGATGGACAGGCCCTTTTATTACTTAAAGAGGAACATCTTATGAGTGCCATGAACATCAAGCTGGGCCCTGCCCTCAAGATCTGCGCCAAGATAAATGTCCTCAAGGAGACCTAA